The Leishmania mexicana MHOM/GT/2001/U1103 complete genome, chromosome 6 DNA segment TTCGTCTGTCGCAACGATGCTGTCCGAGAAACATCTGAATACGCGCAAGGCATCAATACAACTcgcaccccacccacccatcacCCCGCGTGCCGCTGGAAGGTGTGACGCGATACTGTCGCAGCACAGAGTGCCACGCCGTTGCGATCGCGCGTTGgcatctccctccccacactCCGCTTCTTCTGGTCTTCCTTTGCCTGCCTGCGTGGCGCGGCGTCCCTGCCCGGGGGGTGGAAAAGCCCCGCCCTGCCTGGGGGCCCAGGGCGGCTGACCGGGCCCCCAATGACAGGGGGTTTCCCTGGGCCCCAAGCcagggcggaggggcggggcgcgGGGTGCCACCGCCAAGGAAAGAGAGGCGGGCGCAGAGGGAAGTAGGAGAAGCTTTCGGGCACAtgcgtgcggctggcgaAGGTTGTTTGATACTgtggcgcgcgtgcacgtcaACGACATGTCGGAATAGCGGCTACCGCGGCGCGAAGAGAGGGTATCGTGCGTGGAGAATCGTCGCTGTCGACGTGGTTCCACATTCGTTTTTGCTGTGGCCTTTTTCTTGTCAGGTGAACACCGTGGTGCATGCAGATGCGGAGAGAGCTTCGATGAGCAGCGGAGACACCCATATAATAGTGAGTGGTTATTGAAGACAGCCGTGCCGTGTACAAAGGAAGAGTGGTAGACAACAGAGCGAGCACGTAAAAGAGAAAAAGACGCGGCCTCGGCTCCAACACTTTCGCTGGTCAGCGTAGACGCCTCACACGTCGGGCGAAGCAAACCAAGAAATCTGAAGTAGCGTTAGGGCCCAAGAGAAAAGCGCACTGGACGACGACATCCGGTATGCAAGGTCATTCTCATTCAGGAAATCACGTTAAACAAAATACCAAGGCAATTTTTGAAACAAcggaaaaaagaaacgcgTCAATGACAcggcgggggggggtagcactgcgcagcgactgcgaacacatacacgcacacacgatgGGCGCGCAGTCGGCTCCACCACCTGCATGGCAAGTAGCAATCCTTCTCGATGCtggaaaacgaaaaaagaaaagatgGCAGGCCTGCGTCGGCTGAGCGCTCCGGAAGGGGCAACCGCGGAACTGCGCAACACCCCTCCTCAGGCCGCCTTTGGTTCCCGTGAGTCCCCCTGCTTGGTCTCTGGCCCTTGTCCTTCGCCAtccgcggctgcgtgtgGTTTGACAACAGTGCAGGGCGGCTCCTCAGCGGCCTTGGCGTTCTGTGCGATGACATTGCCGTCAATGTCAATGCGGTCGCAGATGCGTGccttcggcagcagcaggaacgCGAGTGGGATgatcagcagcggcgtgcacAAGTGGCCCGTTATGATTAAGTATGGCACGTTCGTGAAGTCGCACGGCGGCTTTGCAGAGACAGGCCAGAAGTTTTCCATTAGAAGAGAACCCACGGCGAGGGACATTGAGTTGCCGGCGCTGTTGAAGCCAGCCAAGATCGCGAATGCAATCGTTTCTGTGCCGCGCGGGCACAGGCGGGACATGAGGACCTGCCCTGGCATCAACGACATCACAAAGCAGATCTCGTACACGATCGCGTCACCGAGAATATACATGGCGTGATCAGGGATGCCAATGTGCGTGTTCCACCGCTTGACGATGATCAGATCAAAGATCGAGCCCAGTACCTGCAACAATGACGTCGCGATGAAGACAAAGGCGTACCTGTGCTTCGAGAAGAAGCGGGTGAAGAGAACGGCACCGGTCACACCACCGACATCTGTGATGAGGGCACCGACAGTCTGGTAAAACGTGTACGAAAAGTGCGGGCCGTCCGGCAGGCACGTGGGCTTCGCGAGGTAGAAGTTGGAGAGCGCGCCAGGGATCTGCAAGTACAGGAGAGAGTTGAGGTAGATAAAAACGGCTGCCTTGGCGACGATCAACggcagcgagagaaaggCACCACCCATGAACACAATGGCGACACCAATGCAAGCGTACAGGAGCTGACGCCGGGTGCCGAGCACCATAACACAGGCCTGGGTGATAATGCCGCACGTCATGATCAGCGCGTACACGATGAGCCGCCAGTTCCGTACTGCAACGTCGATGTTCACCTCCACTGCGCCGCCAAGACACGAATCAATATCTGGCTCCACGAAATCTGCGTCGTCATCCTCTCCCGGACAGCCGGGGACTTCGACCACTGAGAGCATCTTCAAGTCACCAGAGTCCGCCACGGGCTCTACCACGCGGCCATCGAcaacctgctgctgctccaagCGCCTCTGCTCCCGAAACTGCATGAGGGCGTCCTTGCGGCGGTTCGTGCGGTTCTTCTTTTCGCCGTACATGTTGAAAATGAAGAAGAAGACTGtcgcgagctgcagcgcagccgaCAAGATGATGCCGACGTACGTCAGCTTGGCATCCGACAAGGGTCCCATCATGCAGGACGCGAGGATGGTGCCGACAAACGTCATGGCCCACACCCAGCTCACCACCGATGGGCCCACCTCGGGGTTTTCACGTATCGACCGACTGAAGTGGCCTTGGGACAGAATGTCGATGTTGGATTTGCCAAAGCAGGTGAGAAACACAaacgccgcagcagcgttAGCCGACGACTCCTTCGCGGGCAGCAGTGCGTACGCCAGAGCGGTCGCCGTGCCCAGCACTGCTGAAAGCACCATGTACCACCGCTTCGTGTAGCCAAACAGCGCGATCACGTCCGTAATCGAGGCGATGAATGGCTTCAGCGACCAGCCGAGGCTGTACATGGAGGCAAGACGCTGATACCGTGCAACGTTCAGTCCGTAGCGGACGATAAACATCGGCTGGCGAGAGACGTTGATGATTCGGCTGGCTGCACCTTTCGACAGCGTGTAGCACAGGCCGAGAGATAGGGAGAACTTGGGTCCAAAGGCGGCAGTGACCTCGCTGAACAGTGGAATGTAGCGCAAGCAAGGCGCAGCCTTGAACCACTTCGTCGCCATAGGATGCTCATACTTTGCATGGGGATCCTCAGCCGCGTCATCTTCGTGGTGGTCGGCAACGCCGCCCTTGCGCATCTCCTCAATCGGCTGTGCGGACGCCATGGGAAAGCAAGAAAAACGTATGAAAGCCAAAAGTTGTACAAAAAAATGTGAGCAAAGACACAAACTACGAGTCAAACCGTTGTTCTTTTAGATGGTGTAGTTGCTGCTTTACTGATGTTGTGAAGTTAAAAGAAAAAACATTACTGAGTCACTGTGGGGCACTTGGCACCCAACGTTGATGTAGAGAACGAGTACGAGGTGAGAAGCCGAGGAATGACAaaaggcggggagggagggggtggagaggtgGTGACGTTAAGTTACAATGCACCTTGAACAGCTGTGTACCTGCTACATCGTCAAGCCTTCCATAACGTTGTCGGCAAACGGCGAAAGCAAACCTCGTTCATTCATCAAGAAAGAGGAGTTGTTGCTGTTGGGTCCTTCATGTACGCCTTCAGCACACCGCCACATGAACCCTTGGCAGAGTTTTTTCTGCAGTAAGTATGGCGAAGACGTGTGCTTCATTAACGCGCAGCACAGGAACACCTGCGGCCACTTTCAAACCGCCAATGCCTCTTTGCCTGGGCGGCCTTTTGAGGGCGTCGCGATGCCCTCCGCTTCATTCTCAGCAGCGGTTGACTCGGGGTCTTCTTTTAGCACACCAGTGCACCAAAGAAAGTCGATATTACCAAACTGCTCCCCATGAAGTGGCGCGGCCAGCACTCCTTCGGTTGGTGGGAAAGCAATCAGGTTCCAGAAGAAAGAGACATAGAGTTGATGAGTAATGGCGATCGCGATCACTAGGAGCGCGCACGCCTTCATTAAACGGACAAATGGTGCGGTCAGCCACTACAGTAGAGTAATAAAGCGCGGGCTCGGATGTGGTTGTGAGACTGCGCGGCTCCCGAGCCAGCGTGGGATACTGCACCATTCCCACACCACTAGAGAGCATCTGACACGCAAGTCGCGAAGCACTAAAACGCACCATTGGCGAGCAATTTCCGGAATCTCATATTAGTGCCTTCAGGTGTGAGTAGGGGAGACGCAAACGATCAATGGCGTCGGCAGAGAGTCTGCGTTTCGATAACGCGCTGCAGGGGGCACGTCAGCGTCGAGGGCACCACCGCAGAGTCTCAATCATCTCACGTGCCGCATACTATACCCGCGCGCAGAGAAACAACGGCAAGTTGCATTGACCAGTAGAGCTAGGCTACAAGCGCGGAAAACACAGTGTCTGCTGCATTGCGTCTTCCGTCCACACAACAGGTGTAAAAGCGGAAGAGGGTCGTAATGGTGTgaaagaaagggaagagCGATGGTACACCCTTAACTTTGCTTTCAATGGCACCCCAGCGCACCACGCAGCACTTCATTGATTACTTCCCTGCAAGCCCGCGCTCGCTACGCCCTCCGACTGTGTGGCGCGATGTGAGCAACACGCCTGTTACTGCAAGGCAGTGGAATCAAGGAAGAAAGAGGCGTGACCAAAAACCATGTCCGGCCCGTGACTCAACGCATGTGATGGTCTAGCACAAGCCACGTAGGAtggccactgctgctgcgctactGTGCTGCCGACGGCAAACGGGGTCTTCAACTCAAGGTTGATCCAAACTGCGGAGGGTAAAAAAAAGAATTCGGGCAGGCTCCAGCGAGCCAGGTACCGAAAAATCACACGGCTGCGCATGCACCCTCGCTTTCCGCACACACAGTAAATCACGACAGTCACATAGCGAAATAGAAGTGCGGGATGTGCACGGCACCGCGGTAGAGAGAGTGACCTACACCCACTGCTTCTTCGTCAAAAAGTACTCCGTCAACCGCGCCTCCGGCGTGCCAGGTTCTGGCTGCCAATTGTAGCcccagcgcgcacgcggcggcagtgaaATCAAGATGGACTCGGTGCGACCGCCAGACTGAAGGCCGAACTTCGTGCCGCGGTCAATCACCAGGTTGAACTCCGCGTACCGTCCGCGGCGGAACTCCTGGAACTCCACCTGCTGTTCTGTGTATGGAGTGTTCTTGCGCCGGTTCACAATTGGGATGTACGCATCAATGAACCCCTTGCCCACCGCCTGCACAAATTCGAAGCATTTCTCAAACGGCCACTCGTTCAGATCGTCGAAGAACAGGCCGCCAATACCGCGGGCCTCGTTTCGGTGAGGGATGAAGAAATACTCGTCACACCACGTCTTGAAGCGTGCGTACACGTCAGCGCCGAAGGGCTTGCAGAGGTCCTGTGCGACTTGGTGGAAGTAGCGGCAGTCTTCCTCCACAGCATAGTACGGCGTGAGGTCGAAGCCGCCACCGAACCACCACACCGGCTCCTTGCCTTCCCTCTCGGCAACAAAGAGACGCACGTTCGCGTGCGATGTGGGGACGTGGGGGCTCTTTGGATGAATAACAAGCGAGACTCCCATCGCCTGGAAGTTGCAACCAGCCATGTCAGGGTGCCGCTCCGTTGAGGACCCTGGCATCCCCTTCCCATACACGTGTGAAAAGTTCACGCCGCCCTTTTCGATCACGGCACCGTTCGCTATGACGCGCgtgcggccgccaccgccgccctcgcgtGTCCACTTATCCTCCATGAACATTGCCTGTCCGTCTTCCGCCTCGATAGCTTCACATATGTCATCCTGAAGCTTCAGGAGAAAGTCCTTTACAGCTTCGACTGCAAGTGACATTTTTAGAGAAAATAGTTTTGTGGGCCACGCGAGAGGTATGATAAGCTAACACTACAGTGCTGGAGACACGCGCTCCTGTCTCTTTTCGACCTGTCCTGAGGCAACGATACGataaagaaaaaaaaggctcATAAGAGAACGAACGCTTCGCTGTGTGAGATGATAAGAGGGGGAACAGAAACGGAACAGTAGCAGCGGCCACACACTGTCAGCACATAATGCAGTTGAAGACACTTGTCAACAACGCAAAAGCCGCCAAGACCCCACATAGAGCTGGAAGACGCAACTGTGACACTTCAGTTGTGCGGCACAAAGTGCGTTCCTGAGATCGTATAAAATCAGATGCAAAATACCGTGAGGGATACCAGCGTTTTTTCCCCGATGAGGTGTTGACACCCGCAACACATTTCATCCTTTCGACAACGGTCGACTGCGCCTTCTCGTCGAGCACAAGCGAAGGGggttttcgttgttgtttttctgATAGCATGTTCAATCTGCCATACAAGATGAGGTAAACACCACCCCACCCAGCTTGTAACACGCCCCATCGGCTGCTGCGAAGCAACCGTAGACACACACTACACCAGTGCACCAACTCAGTCAACTCGACAATGTCCCTTTCTCAAATTCTACCCAccacccgcctcgcaggtcCCCACTTGGCGCACCCCTCTCAGGGTGGGATAGGTTCGAGTTGCATTCGCACGTCGTCCATTACCTTGATGGCACAAACCCATTCACTATCACAAGTCGCTCTGACACTACGCCATTCACGACTTGACCGCCGATATCCGTAGCGCTACATCGCTCTCACCTTCCCCACATCGTAAGTGCTTGGACCTGGCACCACCAGAAGAGGTTCCGCATTGGCAGGGTAAGAAGAGCTGCCTGGCTTCCACACGGAATAGCCACCGGACACTGAAACCACACCGAGGTGTCTCCCTTCATGAGAAAAGAAGCAAAAGCCCATAAGCGCGCTTCATCCGCGTTTTGAAGCGATTATACGAGTTCCGACAACGACAGCCGCTGACATGCCGACTATCGCGAGCAAACAGCGCGCACCGTTGCCACTTCTGAGAACGCCGTTAGGCCCCTTGGCTGCGCTCGTTTTCGGTCGCGGTGGTACTGTCAAAGGTAGAGCTGCAAAGTCACACGCAAACCGTCGAACAGCAGCCCAATCAGTGTACACAATTTCTTTAGTCGAATCCGTTTCTCCACCTGTCACCTTCATAATGAGCTGAATCAGGACCCGATCAAAAAAGTTGTAGCGAGGGTACCACAACGCACCTGCAAAGACACCGACAAGTTGAGGGGACCATGGTGACTGATTGAGAAACTTGCGTGTGTAAACGTTAGTCATAGCGGTGTTCTTGTCCGACTTGCGTGCTGTGAGATTGACACTAAAGAAAGCCGACGGCATGACACTAAGCTCACTGTGGTGCTGCTTGACGTAGTTGATGAAGGCAGCGCTAAAATGTCCGTAGCGAATGGACGCGCCAAGTAGAACCTTTTCGTAGTGTGCCAGCACGTAGCTGTTACCGTCCTTGATGTCGACAACATCGCACCGCGCCTTTGTCTCGTCGGCGAGCTGCTTTGCTATTGTATCCATAATCGTTTTGGTATGTCCGTCTGTTGTAGAGTACAACATTAGGTACTTTGGGCCCTGTGACGTCATTGTGAAGAGAAAGAAGCTAAAAGCTGACAAAATTCCCTGAAGCGCGTAAATTGAAAAGCAGGCATAGCGTCTGATTCAAGGCAGCAACTCCACAGATTGGCGAATTGTAAGAGTGACAGAATACATGCGAACACCTTGTTGTCGTTGATGTAGTGATTTGCGTGAAAAGAACTCCCACAATAGCAGCGAGGAAAAACAATGAGTTGAAAGAAGAGACCAAAACCCAAGAAGATCACGAAAACGATCTATCTTCGCCGTTGCAAACACTCTTCAGCTGACGACCCTCAGCCGTCTACACATATGCACCGCCTATTCTGCGTAGCACAGTAATACTGAATGCCACATGTCAAGAGTACGCTGTCCCAGGAGTTCTTTCTATTACAGCCTTTTCTTACAGAGTAGTTCTCTCCACATTCACTCGAATTGcctggagaagaaggcgaaaatagaaaaaaagagaaagaggcGCGTATGGATTCTGAGAAAcggacagaaaaaaaggtaaACTGTTTGACAGGGAGAGCATTACCATATCAATAAATAAGACCGCTCAAATATAGGAACAACTAAatgttttcctttttttgcttgTTTGTCATGCCCATTCTGCGGTACAACATGAGGTGGACTCCACACTACCCAGACTGTAACACGCCAACATCATGGTGCGAAGCCGCCGTAGCCACAGGCGATAAAACAATACGTCCACTCACTCATCTCAGCATCGCCCCTGCCTCCAACTCTGACCACCGCCTCGTAGGGCGCCACCTGATGCATCCCCATCGGAGGCAGCTCTCAGGCTCCCCGCCACATCACCAGTGGGCCctgtgagggccgggggtgaGATAAATTCGGGTGACGCTGAAACAACGCCCATCATATCGATGATGCCAAAGTGTTTCCTGTCGCAGGTGGCTGTGATTTAATGCCATCTAGTACCTGGCGGCCGACATTAGCAGCACTAAACCGTTCCGACTTACCGATGTTGTCAGTGCTTCGTCCTAGCACCCCGCTGAGGTGGCCACACTCATGAATGGGAAGAGCtaaagaaaggaaaaaagggaCGCTGCAACCATAGCATCACTGAAAGCAAAGAAAGTGGCAAGGAGGAAATATTtcgaaagaaaaaagaaatacAATTCTGAACGCGCTATTCACAGGTTTTACTCTTCCTTCAGTGCTTGCGCATTTCCACCGCAGTCAGGATTGAGGCAATTCCGAAGGCAATGGCCAAGCGGTTCCAGCGCTTCGTCTTATCGGACTCTTTTTTCTGCTGATTCCCGTCATCCTCTCCAGACTGGCAGCGTGAAGCGGGCTTGTAGACTTCAGGGAAATGATTGCCGTCAACCAGCCACTCATTCAGCATTACTGCCGCATCGACGGAGTGGTTCATTTTCTCAAAGTCCTTCGTGATGTCGCAGTCCTTATAGCGCATCAGaatgctgctgccgcctggATGCATACGGGTTGCAAACTCCAGAGGAACATCGTACTTGTTTCCGCGGTAATAAACGCGGATGGAGGAGGGCTCGGTAGCGTACTGCATGGTGTGGTGTTTACAGTTTACGTTGGGTTTGTTGGTTGCAAAACAGTTGAATGACTTCTCAAGTTGAAAACTGCCCACGCGAAGAGGAAAAGAACATCGCGTCGCTCATTGATCGATGGAGAACCAGGTGGGAGTTGAATCAAAAAAGGAGACAGAGGTGAGGAGCGGCAACGGGCAGGAGAGCGCAACGTATCCACACGCCCATTAGCCGCAAGTTGTTGAGACAGCCACGACGACGAAACTCGGATCGTCTCTTGTTCACAAGGTCCGTCAAATGTACAGTCGGCATGTCacccttttgtgtgtgtgtgcgtgtgtgttttcctCATTTCAGGCTACATGGATCATGATGCACCGGCGCGAGAGAAATGTCCGCAGAGGCTGCCAGTAgtaaaacaaaaagaaaagcacaCAATACTTCCCGCTTACACGGAGTCCCGACAATTGAATGACTGATTCACATTCCCTTCCGCGTACCTCTCTCGCAACAGAAAATTCTG contains these protein-coding regions:
- a CDS encoding putative pteridine transporter, yielding MASAQPIEEMRKGGVADHHEDDAAEDPHAKYEHPMATKWFKAAPCLRYIPLFSEVTAAFGPKFSLSLGLCYTLSKGAASRIINVSRQPMFIVRYGLNVARYQRLASMYSLGWSLKPFIASITDVIALFGYTKRWYMVLSAVLGTATALAYALLPAKESSANAAAAFVFLTCFGKSNIDILSQGHFSRSIRENPEVGPSVVSWVWAMTFVGTILASCMMGPLSDAKLTYVGIILSAALQLATVFFFIFNMYGEKKNRTNRRKDALMQFREQRRLEQQQVVDGRVVEPVADSGDLKMLSVVEVPGCPGEDDDADFVEPDIDSCLGGAVEVNIDVAVRNWRLIVYALIMTCGIITQACVMVLGTRRQLLYACIGVAIVFMGGAFLSLPLIVAKAAVFIYLNSLLYLQIPGALSNFYLAKPTCLPDGPHFSYTFYQTVGALITDVGGVTGAVLFTRFFSKHRYAFVFIATSLLQVLGSIFDLIIVKRWNTHIGIPDHAMYILGDAIVYEICFVMSLMPGQVLMSRLCPRGTETIAFAILAGFNSAGNSMSLAVGSLLMENFWPVSAKPPCDFTNVPYLIITGHLCTPLLIIPLAFLLLPKARICDRIDIDGNVIAQNAKAAEEPPCTVVKPHAAADGEGQGPETKQGDSREPKAA
- a CDS encoding putative coproporphyrinogen III oxidase — encoded protein: MSLAVEAVKDFLLKLQDDICEAIEAEDGQAMFMEDKWTREGGGGGRTRVIANGAVIEKGGVNFSHVYGKGMPGSSTERHPDMAGCNFQAMGVSLVIHPKSPHVPTSHANVRLFVAEREGKEPVWWFGGGFDLTPYYAVEEDCRYFHQVAQDLCKPFGADVYARFKTWCDEYFFIPHRNEARGIGGLFFDDLNEWPFEKCFEFVQAVGKGFIDAYIPIVNRRKNTPYTEQQVEFQEFRRGRYAEFNLVIDRGTKFGLQSGGRTESILISLPPRARWGYNWQPEPGTPEARLTEYFLTKKQWV
- a CDS encoding protoporphyrinogen oxidase-like protein; its protein translation is MTSQGPKYLMLYSTTDGHTKTIMDTIAKQLADETKARCDVVDIKDGNSYVLAHYEKVLLGASIRYGHFSAAFINYVKQHHSELSVMPSAFFSVNLTARKSDKNTAMTNVYTRKFLNQSPWSPQLVGVFAGALWYPRYNFFDRVLIQLIMKVTGGETDSTKEIVYTDWAAVRRFACDFAALPLTVPPRPKTSAAKGPNGVLRSGNGARCLLAIVGMSAAVVVGTRIIASKRG